The window ATCagaaaggagggaagaaaagacacaaagaagaCCTAACAGAGCTATAtacacaagataaaacaggtCTAAATGTTCAAATGTAGGCGTCACATTCCAGTTGTCCAGCCAGTTGAGGCAGATGAAGTGCAGCTGCACATTTACAATAaagtacacacagacagtgaAGCAACCCATGACAAGGAGAGAGCCTGTAGGGTCCGTTAATAATCCAGAACCATTTAGTCCACCAGCACTGTAAGCCAGACCACCAAGTGTGACAGGATGTTGCTTTCAAGACAAATCAATCCATTTAATATTAACTGACCCAGTAAGAAACACACAGCCAGAGGAAAGACATGTGATTCTGAGAGAAGGATTACAGCTGAGGATTTTTTACAACAGAAGCAAGCAAACCGTGACCACAAGGTGGCagcaaagcaccaaaaaaacaaatgtcacacGCTCAACATACCTTTTGTCTCAGTGTGAATGTacttgtctgcatgtgtgtttttgtatttattactgATATGAATCTGACAGTGAAAACATTAAGTAGTAGTTAAGTAGTTTTGGTATCAACAAGAAAGAAATCCATTCTTGGTGCTTGGCATTGTATAAAAAAAGTGACCTTCTTTACATCCCCTAAACCCTGACTGTTATGTCAGAAGTTTATttgtaggaaaaaaataaaagctgtaaAGACAGGGAGGAGTTTTGCTATATATGATGCAAGATTGCTTGTGCCTACCTGTAGGTAGCGCGCCTGGTGAGCAGAAAGGGTCTCCCCTAGAGGAACCACCACTTTATCCACACTGCGCTGGTAGGAATGGGCCTGGATGTCTGGGCTCTCATCTGAACGCAGCTCAATGTGTGAGATGAGCAAATTGGAGATCACCGACTGCACCGACTGCAGGGATGGAGTAAGAGAGGAGAGGTTCAATCAGATTTGAGAATAGTTAAATggagaatttttatttttaggtcaCATTAGGCCAGAGAGACAAAGGGGATTtatagtatataaacatttaatgtatATTGTTTTTACCTTGGTATCTCCCCCTGGAGTTGCACTAAGGGCCAGGATGCGGAATTGTAAAGTCTGGCTGCCAAGCTGTCTGATCACCTGAGTAACAGGGAGAGGATAAAGTATAGGTCATTGTTAGCACTTTATTTGAATAGTCCAAATATTTAACAGACTAAAAGTGTTAAAATGCAAACCTAAAGAAGCCCCTCCTCCTAGAAAATACAAGTGAGCGATTAGATAAAGTCCTCTTtcacagtatatgtaatttaATATCACAACGTGGATATAAATCattatatagtacattttctgtaaaatcaATTGAGTAACTGCTGGACATGAACTATGGTCACTCTCACAAAGGTGAGAGTTGTGCACATGATGGTAGCGCTCCCagctctttttgtgtgtgtgcaaggcGTTATGAAATGAGATTACTTTTAATTGATGTGTCTgcatctacagtggtgtgcaaaagtgtttgcccccttcctgatttcttattttttttgcatgtttgtcacacttaaatgtttcagatcatcaaacaaatttaaatattagttaaagataacacaagtaaacacaaaatgcagtttttaaatgaaggttgttattattaagggaaatccaaacctacatggccttgtgtgaaaaagtgattgccccctaaaccttaataactggttgggccacccttagcaacaacaactgcaatcaagcgtttgcgataacttgcaatgagtcttttacagcgctgtggaggaattttggcccactcatctttgcagaattgttgtaattcagccacattggagggttttcgagcatgaactgcctttttaaggtcatgccacagcatctcaataggattcaggtcaggactttgactaggcaagaaagacaaaagaaatcaggaagggggcaaacactttttaacACCACTGtatcattttctttaaaaatttaTAATACAGGTTCAATATTCTATCTTCTTTACGGcttcaactaacaattattttcacattcacttAAGCCTATAAGATTTCAGAAATAGtgtgaaaaatgacataaatgattaatcgattatgaaaattGTTAATCATCGacaaaattaattgttttagcacTTATTTTGATGTTTAAGCACTACAAATGATATCcaacatacattttgtttatgaTGTAATATTTAGGTCTTGGTCCTTAAATAGATGAAAAAAACTggattaaaattaattaaatacctgacaaatctaGATACTCCATTACATTGAAGCAAAAATCTTATGAAAATTGCCCTGCTCACTGATTTGCAACGCTGCCCACAATGGTCTAGTAGTACAACCAGAGATATTATGGGCATAGCTACCTTGGTGTACAGTATTTTGTTACATCACCCGATCCTACTAggaaataaactaataaaagtGAATAAAGTGCCATACTACTCTCAAAATGCTTTGACTGTTTCAAATCACAATTCTAGCTAGCTACAGTTCTCGCTCCAGTGCTTTCACCAGTGTCAGTGTGAACATCCAGTGATGCACAAagtgaagatgaagaggagagaaCAAAAATAGTATCTGTTGgtaataacttgctccttaagtATGACCGTAGCCTCCATTCTCTGCAACAGACTTCTCACAACCACCTTTCAAGTTTATAAGAGTGAGTGTTACTTTAAAtctttatttagtttaatttctCACTTTTAAGTCACTTTATTGAATTGGACTTGGCAAGTAAAATATAACCTGGAAATATAGTCAGCAGTGAAATATAACTGAATTGAACGGCAAGCAGTGATCATTAGCGACAGGTTTGTGTACCTGGCAGTAGGCATGGTTGCCCAGAGCCTTGTGGGCTTCATCGATCACCACGCATTTGACCTGCTGGGCCGGGCAGGTCTGTCTGGACAGATCGTTCACCATGACCTGAGGGGTGAGGAAAAAGACGCGCTTGGTCCtccacacttcctgtctctgcttTGCTGCTGTGCTGCCTGCGGAGAAGGAAATGGACTACTTGTTAGTAAAGGCTAACAGAGGAAAGATGATTGTCATGGTTTTTGTGGCACTATTGTTACCTGTCAGCTCAGCCATGTGTGCCTGAGGGATCCCCATCACTTTATAACAGGCCTCGATCTGTTGTGCCACCAGAGGTTTGGTGGGAGCCATGAATACAATCTTCCCTGATGGATACCAGCGGTAGAAGTTGTACATAACCACAGAGGCTATAAAGGTCTTTCCCAGACCAGTGGGAAGACACACCAGTGTGTTCTGAAACAGGGCAGCCTCTGATATCTTCAGCTGGTACTCCCTGATGGGATAGTTGGTGGGGTAAATCCATACCTTAGCTGAGGACCTGTCAAAGCCAGGGAAGTCTGGATATGTCTGCCCACCTGACGGGATGGGAGAGAGGGCAGTGCTCTCTATTCCTTCAGGGTTGTCATATTGAAAAGAGTTTGCATCATCAAGTTGCAGGCTCTTTTCAGCTTCATAAACAGCGATCAGCATCAGATCATCGTCGTCATCTTCAGCCACAGGTGTAAAGTCCTCTGTCCTCACTTGGTTCTCTGATGTGTACGTGGACCCCTGACCTATGTCAGTCCATAGAGGATTTCGAGGAGGGTGTGTTGGAGCTGCCTGTGGAGTGTTGATTGCGGTTATTCTGCGCCGTCCAGCGGGTTTCTTGCCATCTTTTTTCGATTGAACAACTTTGTTTTGAGAAGCGGATGCTCCCCAAGTCTGGAACAAAGTCCTCTGATTTGAACCACTACTCATTTTCACGAGTTGTGGCGAAAAACTTTGAGAAAAAGTGGCACGCGAGGCGCAGCAACATTGCAATCTGAATGTATAAACACAGGATCACTTCCGCCCACGTTTTACCAAAATATAACACCACATATATAACGGTTTTACTCCAGAGTTGTTTCGGTCATTTGAATACAGTTTGAAttgtaacattttcactgtattGTACTGATTGCCAATATATCAAGTTAAGGGCTAAGCCGGTATGTGACAAAATTTTACAAGGAGGCTTTTAATTTTTGAGTGTGACACCGGAACAAAATCAAAAGTTCGAGTTCATCTCCCGCTCTCCGGGGCAACGCCGTCACGTTACCATAGCAATGGACAGAAGTAAATGGGAGAAGATACTCACCTGTTTTCAGGTAATGACGTTATCTAATTAGCCTTCTTTCAAGTCGTAATGCACCAAGGTGTGGTTTTATAGCTGCAGTTATTTGCAGTAAAAATTTGTTTTGCTAGTTCGGGCTGTTCAGCTGTTTTTGCTAACTTTGGAAGACGGCTGCTAATAGTAGCTATCGTTGTTAGCAATGGCGTAACTAAAGTCAGGTATTAGGCCGGCGGGGATAAGTTACCGTTACTATAGTTACTGTAATTCTCCTATCTTCGGTAGGCATCTGCACGTGGATACTTGGTGAGAAACGAAGTCAGTCGTGCACGAGAAGACTTTGAAGACATCGTGAAAGAGATTGATGGAGGCTCGACCCATCTAGAGTGGAGGGAGACGGTTATCCCCATTCCCCACTTTACAGACACTGTAAGTAACTATAACTGTTATGAGAGTGTGATTTTATTCGCACTTTTCTAATGCTCTTGCTCATGCATCATCAGGACGGCCCGTTTCTACGACCCAGCAGCTCTGCCAGCAAGCCTTCAAATCCAGGACTAGATGTCTGTGCCAGTCCCCAGAATTTATCAACATCACCCTTatcagaggagagaggagatcaTCGTGTCCTGCTAGAAGCCGAGAGAGATGATTCACAAACCAACAGACGGGCCTCTCTGTCTAAGGACTATTTCCCCAGCAGCAATGTtagagaggatggagagggacagaaagaaagcaCTATGGGGGATAAAGATGGAGCGGTGATGGAGAGCACAGGAGACTCCACCACCGTCTGGAGCAGTTTGGAGCTGGACATGAACTATAGTCACTCTCACAAAGGTGAGAGCTGTGCATATGATGGTAGTGCTCCCATCTTATTTTTCGTGTGTGCAAGGCGTTTTGAAATGAGACGACTTTTAATTTGTGTCAGCATCTACCGTTATTAATTTATAATAGAGGTTCAAGATTGTATCTTGTTTAGGGCTTCAACCAAAGAACTTCAACTATTATTTTCACAATCACTTAAACCTATGAAATTTCAGAAATAGTGTTGCAAAaacccatcacaatttccaaaggagatgtcttcaaattgcttgttttgtccatccAACAGTCAAAAACGTAAATATATGAAATTTACAAAGGTATGAAataaagaaaggcagaaaatccttatattttagaaaacaacaagtgttttggcatttttcccTTGATAAATGaagtaaatgattaatcaattaccaAAACTGTTAATCATCACAAAATGAATTATTTCAATACTTACCTTGGTGTGTAAGCACTACAAATGATATCCATCTttaacatacattttgtttatgaTGGAATATTTAAGTCTTGGTCTTAAGatagatgaaaaaaacaacagacattgtgactttgttttaatgatttacgttaaaactatttaaaaaaaaatatttaatagctTCAAGAAAATTGTCCAAACAGGAGAAATAGAGTTGCATACAAGTTAAATTATTTTACCTCATTGGGAGGTGTTTCACTTgtttaagaaaaataagaaaagaagaaacaaaaagaagtaTTTACCTACAAGATTTAGGAAAGTAGACATTTTTTGTAAAGCATATGTTGAACTTGTGTGGTTGCAAATAGATTTGTCTCCTGTAGTGAGAAGAccttatttgtcattttgaatttgcCATCCCCCCTTCAGGTGCCCGGCAGTACTGCTTGGCCCAGGAGGTGCCCTGTACCCCAGAGGCCCTGCGTCTCCATAGAAACACCATGACCATGGAGCTGCTCTGGCTCCAACAGGCCATTGATAGCAGGAAAAAGGTAAGACGGAGGAAGTGGGAGATGTAGTGTTTCCCTACTATAAATTCAGCAGTGGCAGTCTCCTGCTGTAAGAATATTGCCTCTGCTGCAAGACTAAATTTATTTAGTGACCTCCATAATAATTCTGTATAGTGGGTCCAAGAAACATCAGTTCTCCGTAGTATCCGTATGAATAATAACCATAGTATATATGCAGCATCAGTAGCTACTTATTGAGTACAATCAGCATGTCCAGAAGGCAGCCAACTTTTACTTACAGACATGGAGACAGAAGCTATGTGCAATGATTCAGCCTGTTTTTTCCTACAGTCTGACCTGTGTATTAAGTGCATAAATCTATAATGTTGTTTCTTAGCTCGTTCAGCTTCCTGCACCTATTGCACTCAGACTGTGTACCGATTGTATCCCTTAATTTATCTTTAACAAACTTAATGTCCTCATGAATCCTGCATCACCCTGCAGCTCCAGAGGGTGTAAAGGTGCCAAGATGCAGAGTAATGTGCACAAAGAACATTTATTGTAAATTGCAAGTGAACTCAGAGAAAGCAGGATTTACTAATGTGATTATCAAATGCAGTTGTATGCATACAATCTTAATTGATAAGAAAAACCTCAGAGGAATCagactgaaacatgtttgtaTATGAATGTAATAATTTCTATATTTAACTATATAATCCAAAAGTTTTTGTAGATTTGTTGTCATGCACTGGGAGTTAGCTCACCCAACCACGTAGATTACAAGGTATAACTTGGCAGAAAACTGACTTAATGATTGTTTTtcccttctttcttctcctctacAGTACTTGTCACTGAAGGATAGGCTGAGCATATCCTGACAGCAGAAGTAATCTAACTGGACTTGATAATGTGGGACTGAAGGCCTGACTGCGGTCAGTCAACTGAACCAAGTGGCATCTGTTTAAGCTATTATTCTATACAtacacagtaaatacatttttttccagtggtAATTATcatgtgtttgaaatgtttgaaaccTGTACGCTGTGTATGTTATTTGCTaatgtaaaaaattaataaattatactTTTCTAAAAAGTCTTCTTTCTACTGCTGTTGTTGCCACTGCAGTTGTTGCATTGATATTGTCCTCACAGCATAAATTGTGAGAGGTTAGTTAGTATTTTGTAGGAAGAAGCTTCATTCAGTGGAATTCAGAGGGTCCTTGGCTCTTAACAAGTTTATGTTGTGACTCACAGAAGCTCAAACTTCGCATTTGGATCACAATGAAAGAGCTCTCACTCATCACATGAGAAGTTCATCCTACAAATATTCATATGTTAAGCTCCTGTTAAGCTGCTGTTGTCTTTTGGTGTTAATGTCATTAAGGAGCACCCACGAGAAGAAGCTTTAAAAGGCTAAAACAAATAGATAAATGTAATTATCCTGCtcttaaaattatatatttaagtctttgttttattttaaatgtaatatttaaaaagggCCACTTTAGTGAAATTTCAGCAATAGTTCTGTCACCTGCTGGTTCTTGCACTTGGTTGGTAAAGATAATATGCAATATATATTTGGCAAttattttttgggggaaaatacAGACAAGTGGGTGTAGAGGTTATCTTATTGATTCAACTTACAACACAGCAACCCACccattctctcctcctctgtctgtctcttttgttGTGGTTGCTGCTGATGGTTTAGCCCACAAAGCCAGTCATTGCTGTCACGCTGCCATAGCAACCAGGAAATACTCACGGCCGTCAGTGGAGTAGTGTgtaaatgtgcgtgtgtgtgtgtgtgtgtgtgttgggggatAGAGAGCAGAACGTGGCGACTGGGAGTCCAGACGGATCACAACAACAGAAGGGACTGATTTTCACCTTTGCCTTCAATTCTACGATTTCCACGCTTCATCTTCCACCAGGCTTGTGAGTGACAGAGCAGTGTCTGTATAGATCATGtaatatgtttttgtattaatgTGTGGCTGTTGAGCAAGTGTGACCCAAAGAATGTGAATGTATCTGGTGTGTGAAGATGGTCAGTAAGTGCAACTCTAGGTTCAGTGAGTGAAGTTATATGTATGTGGAGAGAACTCAAGAACACTTAGCAGTAAGCAGCAATATGTGTCTGTGGACTCCTGCAGTAACAGCTGGCTCAGAGATGGCTGCCAGCACCGCAGCCACGACTCTCCTGCCTCCAGTGAAGAGCGTGGTGGTGTATAGGAATGGAGACCCCTTCTACAATGGACGGAGGTTTGTGGTCAACCAGCGACAGGTAGCCACCATGGAGGCCTTTCTGAATGAAGTGACCCAGAGCATCGGTGCTTCACTTGCCATCAGGACTCTGTACACCCCCAGACAGGGCCACAGGGTCTCAGACCTCCAGGACCTTCAGACAGGAGCCCAGTATGTTGCTGCTGGCTTTGAAAGGTTCAAGAAACTGGAGTGAGTACAAAAGCCATTTACTGCACTGATATTAAGGCTCATTTTAATGTACAGTTCCTCTAATAGGAGGTtgaatgatgaaaaatgaatttagaataaatactttttggtgttttgaaaagaaatgaagagtTGTTGGAAGGTTTTTCTTTATCATGTCCGTTGTCATGTATAGTTACCTGAACACAGGAGCGAAAAAGCTGCCCGCTGCCCGTGAAGAAACCCAGGTAggcttttattttctcatgtGGACAGCTTGCTTTTAATGCCAACAGCACAGTCCAGCACTCATTAATCCCAGTCTAACCAGGAGGAATGCACCAGGCCGCACTGTACTCATATCAAGTTAATCCATTTGAACTCCTGCCAagtcaaatatgaaaatgactGCAGGATTTTCCATTACAGAGACAAGCTGATATTTGCCTATAAATGTGACGATACTTTGTTATGTTAGCATTAGTTAGATTAGatgcactttgtgtgtgtgtgcacaggtcACCCTTTGTACGTACCCTCCCACTGTTGTCACTGGTTGTCATGTAAATTACCGGAAACAATGGGCTAATGATTGTGCTGTCCATCAAACAGTCACTCAGGCCTTGCAGGGTGCCCTTTTAAGGCTCCTGTGTGACATTAGATTCCGTAATTACAGCTGGATATCGTCAGAGATCAGAAATGCAGAGAGTATATCAGAGGTTGTGACTGTTTTCAACAAGAAAGTTCTCTGAATGACTCTGAACTCAACTCTTTTCTCTTTAGCTGTTTGAATTGAAACATTCTGTACACTGAAAGGCAGGCAGGgcatagtgatgatgatgatggcagtATTATGCAGGCAGAAGCTCTAttaacattcacacaaaaatCATTTCAAAGCAACACACTCAGAGCCACTCATGCTGTCAAGTGCTCGCTTTGTATTCTTACCAGCTGGCAGGGGTGACCGCTTGGTTTTTCAGACACAGAGTTTGCTCTTAAGCCATCGGTGTTACTTttctgaaaaacataaaaaaggagTGGAGAGTAATTGTGTGTGCCTTGGGTGTCTGCCATTTGGGAAGCTGAGTCTTTGGTACATGCCTGTGTTGTGGTTGCTATGGAGAAATGCAGgaagtgtgtctgtatgtgagtTGTGTGTGATCCCGCTGGTGAAACAAAGAGTTGTGCTTCCACACAGTGTTATCAGGGCTATGTGCATGTTTGGGCAGGCCTAATGCTCATATCCACTGCCCCAcgcctcctcctctgctcagAGACACTGTAAATGCATTAAATGTCTGCCacttcaaagtaaaaacaataaggGAAGATTATCAATATCTGGTTTGTTCTGAGTTGATTGATTTAGTCCAGCTACGTTATCAGAGGCAGAGACACGAACATTGGCTTCAGATTTCATTGATATGGGACGACATGGGTAACAGCTTTGGAGGACCCCTCAGATCAGACACGGCGTATGGATGTGCCATTGGAGAAGTCTTTGAGTGACGTTGGTTTCCATGGCTACAGCACTTGAGCTGACATGAGCAGAATAGTTAGTCAGTCATTACACATTCGGGATAACTGCTTTTACTGTGATGGACATGCAGTGTAATTGATGTGCGGGACATGGATGACGTAAAACTGATGAGGGAATTTTCAATATTGCTGAGAAAATTATAACATGATGTTTCGCAGTACCATGCATCTGATGTTCTGAATGTCTTCTGCAGGCCAAATTAACCCAGAGACCCAATGTCTCAGCCAAATGGAGGAAGTTTATACCTGTACCTTGCATTATACAGTGAGTTGGACATACTACATGCAGTCATACACACATAATTATCCTTAGTAcatttagatacattttttgaatgcactatgaaaaatgcatttcaagGTTCAACCAAAGCTACTGTAATTTGAGGCTTCAGTAGTCTGACTTAGTCAAATTAAATGGGTATCTTCCAAATTTGCTCTGTTTTTAGTACAATTTTCGGTCGGTCGGACAGTCCGCCACTTTGGTCTAGATTGAGGTATCTCACACTACTGAACAGATTGAGATgcgaaattttgtacagacactcGGGTCAAAGCTTTCACTTGTCCTGTGAAAAATCTCAACATACTACATCGATTGGCACAAATTTCGGTACAGATAGTCATGGTtaccagaggataaatcctactgactttggtgatctcctgactttccCTCTGATGCATATTTCCACAGAACAAAGatggtagattttttttccccatctcttACATTGGAATAACATTAGGAAAGGATCTTGTCATGAACAATAtagacaggaggaacaattacaccAATCAGCTTACATATGGGCATGTATTACTTAAGTATTATTTAagacagaattttaaaaatatttttaaaaatgtgaacctatcctttctGTTCAGTGTTTTCCGTAATGGAGATCTCCTGTGTCCACCATTCCGATTCATCATTCCTCGCAGCATGCGGCAAGACCTGGAGCAGATCCTGAGTCTGGTCACAGAGAAGGTCAGCTTACGAACCGGAGCTGTACGCAGGTCAGTGACACTGACACATAGTCACATACATGTACACCCTGTGGAATataaatagagagagaaatctGGTAAATATCTCCCTAACCCCTGTGCTTTATCAGGTTGTGCTCTTTGGAAGGAGTGACTGTGTCCTCAGCTGTTGAGCTGGAGACTGGTCACTGCTATGTTGCCGTGGGAACCGAGAGGTTCAAGAAACTTCCATATGTGGAGCTGTTGGTCTCAAAAGCTACACAGAGGTATTGTTATGCAAGGtcctctgtgagtgtgtgtaaagctgtgtgtatgtgcatctgTGCTGGCTATTCTgctttctaaaataaaataatgattgtCAGACAAGAGAGAAggtgaacaaaaaaaatactgcGCACTTTCTTCACATTCCAgtggttttctttattttgtagaTATTACCCAGGAAAGAGAAGGCTGTTAAGGAGAAATGAGGTACTGTCAGTTAATACTGTAATTTGCTCACTTTACTTTCATGTCTTAAAATACAGTCTTAGCATTATTACTCTGCAGCCTGAAGTTCATTTGCAACATGTCAGGTCTGAGTGACAGCTGTCTTCTATGTGTCTTATGTGTTTCTCTTAGAACAGGAAAGCAGGACGTGGTCCAGAAGACCAGTACAGTGACTCAGCTCTCCTCGACTCCCCAGAGGTGAAAAAACAGTCCTCCACTGTCTTCTATTCATACTACAAGAGCTATATTGggactgttattttgtttggtATATATTGCCTAACAGTCAATATACCAGCAGTATGACAAACTGTGCAGAGGGTATTTTAATGTAATACATTATACATGAATTGACTTTTATTCAGTTATATCCCATGAATTTCAGTCAGATGGTCGGAGGGTGAAGTCGACAGGAGATGAAGCTGCAGCTCCAGCAGCCACacagcagaggagcaggagagaagga is drawn from Siniperca chuatsi isolate FFG_IHB_CAS linkage group LG15, ASM2008510v1, whole genome shotgun sequence and contains these coding sequences:
- the iqcc gene encoding IQ domain-containing protein C translates to MDRSKWEKILTCFQASARGYLVRNEVSRAREDFEDIVKEIDGGSTHLEWRETVIPIPHFTDTDGPFLRPSSSASKPSNPGLDVCASPQNLSTSPLSEERGDHRVLLEAERDDSQTNRRASLSKDYFPSSNVREDGEGQKESTMGDKDGAVMESTGDSTTVWSSLELDMNYSHSHKGARQYCLAQEVPCTPEALRLHRNTMTMELLWLQQAIDSRKKYLSLKDRLSIS
- the dcdc2b gene encoding doublecortin domain-containing protein 2B isoform X2; this encodes MAASTAATTLLPPVKSVVVYRNGDPFYNGRRFVVNQRQVATMEAFLNEVTQSIGASLAIRTLYTPRQGHRVSDLQDLQTGAQYVAAGFERFKKLDYLNTGAKKLPAAREETQAKLTQRPNVSAKWRKFIPVPCIIHVFRNGDLLCPPFRFIIPRSMRQDLEQILSLVTEKVSLRTGAVRRLCSLEGVTVSSAVELETGHCYVAVGTERFKKLPYVELLVSKATQRYYPGKRRLLRRNENRKAGRGPEDQYSDSALLDSPESDGRRVKSTGDEAAAPAATQQRSRREGEDKTSAFFARPVKIRNNRRQPRPPLSNGTVQPSVFKRAARKRREEVRGAEEVHEDENTAIELPVDQRVAEIVEDEELNNQNDPVHNTQQAPPSEQDGVKQEENSARTEGSAAETLEPELKQTFLKSRPSSSTSQAKNREEKKRPQDAPSITVEQNHHQEDWDQ
- the dcdc2b gene encoding doublecortin domain-containing protein 2B isoform X1 produces the protein MAASTAATTLLPPVKSVVVYRNGDPFYNGRRFVVNQRQVATMEAFLNEVTQSIGASLAIRTLYTPRQGHRVSDLQDLQTGAQYVAAGFERFKKLDYLNTGAKKLPAAREETQAKLTQRPNVSAKWRKFIPVPCIIHVFRNGDLLCPPFRFIIPRSMRQDLEQILSLVTEKVSLRTGAVRRLCSLEGVTVSSAVELETGHCYVAVGTERFKKLPYVELLVSKATQRYYPGKRRLLRRNENRKAGRGPEDQYSDSALLDSPESDGRRVKSTGDEAAAPAATQQRSRREGEDKTSAFFARPVKIRNNRRQPRPPLSNGTVQPSVFKRAARKRREEVRGAEEVHEDENTAIELPVDQRVAEIVEDEELNNQNDPVHNTQQAPPSEQDGVKQEENSARTEGSAAETLEPELKQTFLKSRPSSSTSQAKNREEKASLPTSHHKTCMASSWHPHNQAQ